From one uncultured Paludibacter sp. genomic stretch:
- a CDS encoding Methyltransferase type 11, whose amino-acid sequence MSNENNTSVDEFDIHLICEYFSNTERQGPGSPEATLKALSFVPNLSKNSRIADIGCGTGGQTMILAQNTEGAIIGVDLFPTFIDKFNENVLKLNFQNRVTGIIGDMKNILFQEEELDLIWSEGAIYNIGFERGINEWRKFLKTGGHLAVTEATWFTNERPKEIEAFWKVYPEIDTISNKVAQMEKAGYVPEAVFIIPENCWTEHFFAPQKKAQEIFLEKYSGNQTAKNLIEYMRHEVHMYDKYKEFYGYVFYIGKKI is encoded by the coding sequence ATGAGTAACGAAAATAATACATCCGTTGACGAATTTGATATTCACTTAATTTGCGAATATTTTTCAAATACAGAACGTCAAGGACCGGGAAGTCCTGAGGCAACTCTTAAAGCGCTTAGTTTTGTTCCAAATCTTTCCAAAAACTCCCGTATTGCAGATATTGGTTGTGGCACAGGCGGTCAAACAATGATATTGGCGCAAAATACGGAAGGCGCGATTATAGGTGTTGATTTATTTCCCACTTTTATTGATAAATTTAACGAAAATGTTCTTAAACTGAATTTTCAAAACAGAGTGACAGGAATAATCGGAGATATGAAAAATATTTTGTTTCAAGAGGAAGAATTAGACCTAATCTGGTCGGAAGGAGCAATTTACAACATTGGTTTTGAAAGAGGAATCAACGAGTGGCGGAAATTTTTAAAAACCGGAGGTCATTTGGCTGTAACTGAAGCAACTTGGTTTACAAATGAGCGACCGAAAGAAATCGAAGCATTCTGGAAGGTTTATCCTGAAATTGATACCATTTCAAACAAAGTAGCGCAAATGGAAAAAGCAGGATATGTTCCTGAAGCTGTTTTTATTATTCCTGAGAATTGCTGGACAGAACATTTTTTTGCTCCGCAGAAGAAAGCGCAGGAAATTTTTCTGGAAAAATATTCAGGCAATCAAACGGCTAAAAATTTAATTGAATATATGCGACACGAAGTTCATATGTATGACAAATACAAAGAGTTTTATGGTTATGTATTCTACATCGGAAAGAAGATTTAG
- a CDS encoding Periplasmic binding protein, with amino-acid sequence MKKIILIIISILLFVSCVPKQSNQEKKQENNKVILTHAKGFSIKNFDNYKEITVFSPWKKGEVYAKYYLVHDNNTKTPSDGVKIQVPIKNLGSSSVTHLSFLDLLDEINTVNGFCKPSLAYNAHFQENVKAGKVTDLGEEFTLNVEKTLALKPDVLMISGYNQTDANVQRIQQAGVPVVYNVEWMETSVLGRAEWIKFIAAFFDKEQQADSIFTDVEKKYNDLKNKALQAKTKPKILSGSNFRGTWYMPSGKNFMGQLYKDAGTDYFYANDTTGGSLPLNIETVLKNFSDAPIWLNCNYKSISDLIDSDGKHALFQAVKKKQVYNFNKRMLPSTANDFWESSVARPHLLLADVIAILHPEILPNYQLYFAEKLK; translated from the coding sequence ATGAAAAAGATTATTCTCATAATTATCAGTATTTTATTGTTTGTATCTTGTGTCCCGAAACAATCAAACCAAGAAAAAAAACAAGAGAATAATAAGGTAATACTAACTCATGCAAAAGGATTTTCTATAAAAAATTTTGATAATTATAAAGAAATTACCGTTTTCAGTCCTTGGAAAAAAGGAGAAGTATATGCGAAATATTATTTGGTTCACGATAATAACACAAAAACGCCTTCTGATGGTGTAAAAATTCAAGTTCCAATAAAAAATTTGGGAAGTTCATCGGTTACACATTTGAGTTTTTTAGATTTATTGGATGAAATAAATACCGTAAATGGTTTTTGCAAACCTTCTTTAGCTTATAATGCTCATTTTCAGGAAAATGTAAAAGCCGGGAAAGTAACCGATTTAGGAGAAGAATTTACACTGAACGTAGAAAAAACATTGGCTTTAAAACCGGATGTGTTGATGATTAGCGGTTATAACCAAACTGATGCCAATGTACAACGTATTCAACAAGCGGGTGTTCCTGTGGTATATAATGTGGAATGGATGGAAACTTCGGTGCTGGGACGTGCGGAATGGATTAAATTTATTGCTGCGTTTTTTGATAAGGAGCAGCAAGCCGACAGTATTTTTACTGATGTAGAAAAAAAATACAACGATTTAAAAAACAAAGCATTACAAGCCAAAACAAAACCCAAAATTCTTTCGGGTTCCAACTTTCGCGGAACGTGGTATATGCCTTCGGGAAAAAATTTTATGGGGCAACTTTACAAAGATGCCGGGACTGATTACTTTTATGCCAATGATACGACCGGGGGAAGTTTGCCTTTAAATATAGAAACTGTTTTGAAAAATTTTTCGGACGCACCTATTTGGTTGAACTGTAATTATAAATCAATCAGCGATTTAATAGATTCTGATGGTAAACATGCTCTTTTTCAAGCGGTGAAAAAAAAGCAGGTGTATAATTTCAACAAAAGAATGCTGCCTTCCACCGCCAATGATTTTTGGGAAAGTTCTGTAGCTCGTCCCCATTTGCTTTTAGCTGATGTTATTGCTATTCTGCATCCGGAAATTTTACCAAATTATCAATTGTATTTTGCTGAAAAATTGAAATAA
- a CDS encoding Transcriptional regulator — MDKKAEDILANKKIKSTTIRILVLNELLSQSKAISLYELENKLDEIERTSIFRTLKTFERNNLIHEIDDGSGASKYALCDDNCTCSFNDLHLHFFCTKCNKTFCLREFQIPSIQLPDNFKVESANFVLKGICSGCNK; from the coding sequence ATGGATAAAAAAGCAGAAGACATACTTGCAAATAAGAAGATAAAATCCACGACCATACGAATTTTGGTTTTAAATGAGTTGTTATCTCAATCGAAAGCCATCAGTTTATACGAATTAGAAAACAAACTCGACGAGATTGAAAGAACTTCCATATTCAGGACTCTAAAAACGTTTGAAAGAAATAATCTTATTCACGAGATTGATGACGGTTCCGGCGCTTCAAAATATGCCTTATGCGATGATAATTGCACATGCAGTTTCAACGATTTGCATCTACATTTTTTCTGCACAAAATGCAATAAAACGTTTTGTCTCCGTGAATTTCAAATACCTTCCATTCAATTACCCGACAATTTTAAAGTGGAATCGGCAAATTTCGTACTCAAGGGAATTTGTTCCGGTTGTAATAAATAA
- the engB gene encoding putative GTP-binding protein EngB (Evidence 3 : Putative function from multiple computational evidences), giving the protein MEIKTAEFTISNTDYNKCPEGNRPEYAFIGRSNVGKSSLINMITNRKGLAMTSSKPGKTLLINHFIINNEWFLVDLPGYGYATASKSMRDKLKKIIDGYILNREQLANLFVLIDSRHEPQKIDLEFMEWLGISGIPFSIVFTKMDKQSATRGKENIEFYKTKLLETWEELPPVFLTSSEKKQGRDELLNYIEEINKTML; this is encoded by the coding sequence ATGGAAATAAAAACCGCAGAATTTACTATCAGCAATACAGATTACAATAAATGTCCCGAAGGAAACCGACCTGAATATGCTTTTATCGGGCGTTCCAACGTAGGAAAATCATCATTGATAAATATGATTACAAATCGCAAAGGATTGGCGATGACTTCTTCCAAACCAGGAAAAACACTGTTAATCAACCACTTCATTATCAATAACGAATGGTTTTTGGTAGATTTACCCGGGTACGGATATGCTACGGCAAGCAAATCGATGCGCGATAAACTTAAAAAAATCATTGACGGATATATTCTTAATCGTGAGCAGCTTGCCAACCTTTTTGTGCTTATTGACAGCCGCCATGAGCCCCAGAAAATAGATTTGGAATTTATGGAATGGTTAGGAATCAGCGGAATTCCTTTTTCAATTGTGTTCACTAAAATGGACAAACAATCGGCAACGCGTGGAAAAGAAAATATTGAGTTTTACAAAACAAAACTACTCGAAACGTGGGAAGAACTTCCTCCTGTTTTCCTCACATCAAGCGAGAAAAAACAAGGAAGGGATGAATTGCTAAATTATATAGAAGAAATAAACAAAACAATGCTCTAA
- a CDS encoding conserved hypothetical protein (Evidence 4 : Unknown function but conserved in other organisms): MAYSDFNEKYRNRTKKFAVDIIRFYVDNCKNTDELKIIGKQLLRSGTSVAANFRAFTRGRSEAERFSKLCIVLEEADETEFWFEIIDEAELMEKSKFSHITNEAQELVKIFSTTRAKMKSNDLR, encoded by the coding sequence ATGGCTTACTCTGATTTCAATGAAAAATACAGAAACAGAACAAAGAAATTTGCTGTAGATATTATCCGATTTTACGTTGATAATTGTAAGAATACAGACGAATTAAAAATAATAGGGAAACAATTATTACGCTCAGGAACTTCTGTCGCTGCTAATTTTAGAGCTTTCACACGTGGACGTTCAGAAGCAGAAAGATTCTCAAAATTATGCATCGTTTTGGAAGAAGCCGATGAAACTGAATTTTGGTTTGAAATTATTGACGAAGCTGAATTAATGGAAAAATCCAAGTTTTCTCATATAACAAACGAAGCGCAAGAACTTGTAAAAATATTTTCAACAACCAGAGCAAAAATGAAAAGCAATGACTTGCGTTAG
- a CDS encoding Major facilitator superfamily MFS_1, giving the protein MLDIQKKLSKPFLALLALPATAVGFALSTQIAALSWILSKKYGLDIHDVAFVWLAGPIAGIFGQIIVGLISDNVWFMNGRRRPFIMIGGMISTIAFFALPHIRGISHITGITDIVIIASIIALFLDLSINVTFNPARSIIADLTPEGKIRTAGYVWMQIISGSLSVFAYFLSMLFGNETLLYIAAILVFITAVFPILFIEEKKDMPELKASGEKYGVVQIIKEIFPLYGFLTFGLFSLFHHFIPALDPLHNPILIAALIYSVIIGIYCIIKGRKNKTNQNEFHKIMIAHSFTWVAFQSMFILSGFFIENKILPNLNIDNIFANWFAKTLTGVQQTNDSSVGNIVSLGFLILNFIGAVFPIALQSIAKRIGRVKTYIGALIFSMLGYFYIAFLGKVELDFYFGILFVGIGWSAVISIVFAIMSERVNPAKMGLYMGVFNLAVVLPQMMSNGVANIIKQTGNYQLLYILCGVFVSMSILFWIFVHEPEASETKQTVPTGGH; this is encoded by the coding sequence ATGTTAGACATTCAAAAGAAATTAAGTAAACCGTTTTTGGCTTTACTTGCGTTGCCTGCCACTGCTGTAGGTTTTGCACTTTCTACTCAAATTGCCGCGTTGAGTTGGATTTTATCAAAAAAATACGGATTAGATATTCACGATGTGGCTTTCGTTTGGCTTGCAGGACCCATTGCAGGTATTTTCGGACAAATTATTGTAGGACTGATTAGCGATAACGTGTGGTTTATGAATGGACGTCGCCGTCCTTTTATTATGATTGGCGGAATGATAAGTACCATCGCTTTTTTTGCGCTCCCGCATATACGCGGTATTTCGCACATTACGGGCATTACCGATATTGTGATTATCGCTTCCATCATTGCGCTTTTCTTAGATTTGTCTATCAATGTAACGTTTAATCCCGCCCGTTCTATTATTGCCGATTTAACTCCGGAAGGAAAAATCCGTACGGCAGGTTATGTTTGGATGCAAATAATTTCGGGTTCGTTGAGTGTTTTTGCTTACTTCCTTTCAATGTTGTTCGGGAATGAAACCTTGCTTTATATCGCGGCAATTTTAGTGTTTATCACAGCAGTTTTTCCTATTTTATTTATAGAAGAAAAGAAAGATATGCCCGAGTTGAAAGCAAGTGGCGAAAAATACGGCGTAGTACAAATTATCAAAGAAATTTTTCCTCTCTATGGATTTCTAACATTCGGATTATTTAGTCTTTTCCATCATTTTATACCGGCGCTTGATCCGCTTCACAATCCAATTTTGATTGCTGCATTAATTTATTCGGTTATTATCGGGATTTACTGCATTATTAAAGGAAGAAAAAATAAAACCAACCAAAACGAATTTCATAAAATTATGATTGCGCACTCGTTTACTTGGGTGGCATTTCAAAGTATGTTTATTTTGAGCGGATTTTTTATTGAAAATAAAATTTTACCAAATCTGAATATTGACAACATCTTTGCAAATTGGTTTGCAAAAACGTTAACCGGAGTTCAACAAACCAACGATTCTTCCGTAGGCAATATTGTTTCACTCGGCTTTTTGATTTTGAACTTTATAGGAGCTGTATTTCCTATTGCGCTGCAAAGCATTGCTAAAAGAATCGGACGTGTAAAAACGTATATTGGAGCGCTAATTTTCTCTATGCTTGGTTACTTCTATATCGCATTTTTAGGCAAAGTGGAATTGGATTTTTATTTTGGAATTTTGTTTGTAGGAATTGGTTGGTCTGCCGTAATTTCCATTGTATTTGCCATTATGAGCGAACGCGTAAATCCGGCAAAAATGGGATTGTATATGGGCGTATTTAATTTAGCGGTAGTACTTCCGCAAATGATGAGTAACGGTGTAGCAAACATCATTAAACAAACCGGAAATTATCAGTTGCTTTATATTTTGTGCGGCGTTTTTGTATCCATGTCTATTCTTTTCTGGATTTTTGTTCACGAACCGGAAGCATCTGAAACCAAACAGACCGTACCTACAGGTGGACATTAA
- a CDS encoding conserved hypothetical protein (Evidence 4 : Unknown function but conserved in other organisms) — protein sequence MEKTIEKPLSIGQYIFSQPREIQPLLQKMREIIKNVAPEAVEVISYSMPAFKFHGKILCYFAAHKNHIGFYATPSANIFFAEELKDYKTSKGTIQFPYEKPLPYNLIEKIVLYKANELLISAPKKKK from the coding sequence ATGGAAAAAACAATTGAAAAACCTTTAAGTATTGGCCAATACATTTTTTCACAGCCACGAGAAATTCAGCCGCTTTTACAAAAAATGAGAGAAATAATAAAAAATGTTGCTCCGGAAGCGGTGGAAGTGATTAGTTATTCGATGCCTGCGTTTAAGTTCCATGGAAAAATTCTTTGTTATTTTGCAGCTCACAAAAATCACATCGGATTTTATGCAACTCCTTCGGCTAATATTTTTTTCGCAGAAGAATTGAAAGATTACAAAACATCCAAAGGAACAATTCAATTTCCTTACGAAAAACCTCTTCCGTACAATTTAATTGAAAAAATAGTTCTATATAAAGCGAACGAATTATTAATTTCAGCACCAAAAAAGAAGAAATGA
- a CDS encoding conserved hypothetical protein (Evidence 4 : Unknown function but conserved in other organisms): protein MAKLNPYLNFNGTCEEAFLFYQSVFGGEFLGGILRMNEMPGNEELREEDKRRVMHIALPIGVDLLMGSDTYPGGMQNLIEGNNNSISIFPETKEEADRLFNGLSEGGVILVPIQDVFWGDYYGQLKDKFGIFWMINYTPNNTTLPQ, encoded by the coding sequence ATGGCAAAATTAAATCCATATCTGAATTTCAACGGAACGTGTGAAGAAGCGTTCTTGTTTTATCAATCGGTTTTTGGCGGGGAGTTTTTAGGAGGTATTCTTCGTATGAATGAAATGCCCGGAAACGAAGAATTGCGTGAAGAAGACAAAAGACGAGTGATGCACATTGCGTTACCCATAGGTGTAGATTTATTGATGGGTTCCGATACCTATCCCGGAGGAATGCAGAATTTGATTGAAGGTAACAACAATTCCATTTCTATTTTTCCCGAAACCAAAGAAGAAGCCGATCGGCTTTTCAATGGACTTTCGGAAGGCGGAGTAATATTAGTCCCGATACAAGATGTTTTTTGGGGAGATTATTATGGACAATTGAAGGACAAATTCGGCATTTTTTGGATGATAAATTATACTCCAAATAATACGACATTGCCACAATAA
- a CDS encoding GCN5-related N-acetyltransferase: MNQDFSNAVILKLDKENIEIFRDKLIKLYLKCFTTGKYAQYISEKDAEKEWKKYAEIGQIYVALQDEKLAGVLVAYPLKCDKDFPKQTKISIEKSIYIAELMTEEEFRGKGIGMKLTGYFLEKMNKATYSEVVIRVWDENIPALSLYKKLGFEETGISIQQTKYRSENKTFKMNKIYLIKHLNS; this comes from the coding sequence ATGAATCAAGATTTTTCAAATGCTGTTATTTTGAAATTAGATAAAGAAAATATTGAGATTTTCAGAGATAAACTGATAAAACTTTATCTAAAATGTTTTACAACCGGAAAATACGCTCAATACATTTCTGAAAAAGACGCTGAAAAAGAATGGAAAAAATATGCTGAAATCGGGCAAATTTACGTAGCTTTACAAGATGAAAAATTAGCGGGAGTTTTGGTTGCTTATCCGCTAAAGTGTGATAAAGATTTTCCAAAACAAACTAAGATTTCCATTGAAAAATCGATTTACATTGCGGAATTAATGACCGAGGAGGAATTTAGGGGAAAAGGAATTGGAATGAAATTAACCGGTTATTTTTTGGAAAAGATGAATAAAGCAACATATTCGGAAGTTGTTATTCGAGTGTGGGACGAAAATATTCCGGCGCTTTCATTGTATAAAAAACTCGGCTTTGAAGAAACCGGAATTTCTATTCAACAAACCAAGTATCGCTCTGAAAATAAGACATTTAAAATGAATAAAATATATTTAATTAAACATTTAAATTCTTGA
- a CDS encoding conserved hypothetical protein (Evidence 4 : Unknown function but conserved in other organisms) → MTCVRTRSLLTAHNSQLFIMTINEIQDEIIEEFNQFDDWMDKYSLLIDLGNSLQPLDEKYKTPQNIIEGCQSRVWLNAELKDGKIVFEGESDAILVKGIVSLLIQVLSNHTPDEILNTDLYFIEKIGLKEHLSPTRSNGLLSMVKQMKMYALAFKAKMG, encoded by the coding sequence ATGACTTGCGTTAGAACACGCTCGCTGCTCACTGCTCATAACTCACAGCTATTTATTATGACTATTAACGAAATACAAGACGAAATCATTGAAGAATTCAATCAATTTGACGATTGGATGGACAAATATTCACTGCTGATTGACTTAGGAAACTCACTGCAACCGTTAGACGAAAAATATAAAACACCTCAAAATATTATTGAAGGATGCCAAAGCCGTGTGTGGCTCAACGCAGAATTAAAAGACGGAAAAATTGTTTTTGAAGGAGAAAGCGACGCTATTTTGGTAAAAGGAATTGTATCATTGCTAATTCAAGTACTTTCAAATCACACGCCCGACGAAATTTTGAATACCGATTTGTATTTTATTGAAAAAATCGGATTAAAAGAACATCTCTCTCCCACCCGTTCCAATGGACTTTTGTCAATGGTAAAGCAAATGAAAATGTATGCTTTGGCTTTCAAAGCAAAGATGGGATAA
- a CDS encoding Na+/solute symporter produces MQSYLVLLIIVIYFSILLTISYFVSKKHTDNDAFFLANRKSPWWLIAIGMIGTSISGVTFVSVPGMVRDINFSYMQTVFGFFFGYLIIAYVLLPLYYKLNLTTIYTYLEERFGRKSYKTGASFFLLSKIIGASARLYIVAIILQKVVFDSWNVPFYLTVFITVLLIWFYTRKSGIKTVIWTDTIQTLVLISALGLILYEVARNLQINFSDLISNLHQSPNTDIFVFNDWHSKQNFWKQFLSGVFIPIVMTGLDQDMMQKNLTCKTLKDAQKNMTWYGLAFIPINFLFLTLGAMLLMLATQNGIQLPTESDNILTVFASQYLGNTVLVLFIVGMIAAAFSSADSALTSITTSFSVDILGVKSLSENEGVKLRKRIHILTALLFVIFVILFKEINNESIIDTIYTIVGYTYGPLLGMYAYGLFTKRNVNDKIVPYICIIAPVLCYLLNIYSKAHWNYSFGYELLMINGALTFAGLWISKKSEP; encoded by the coding sequence ATGCAAAGTTACCTTGTTCTTCTTATCATCGTTATCTATTTCAGCATTTTACTCACTATTTCTTATTTTGTGAGTAAAAAACATACCGATAACGACGCTTTTTTCCTGGCAAATCGTAAATCGCCTTGGTGGTTAATAGCCATTGGAATGATTGGAACTTCTATTTCGGGCGTTACATTTGTTTCCGTTCCCGGAATGGTTCGGGATATTAATTTTTCGTACATGCAAACGGTTTTCGGCTTCTTTTTCGGTTATCTGATTATCGCTTATGTATTGCTTCCTCTCTATTATAAGCTCAATCTTACTACTATTTATACCTATTTGGAAGAACGATTCGGACGGAAAAGTTACAAAACCGGCGCTTCTTTTTTTCTTCTTTCAAAAATTATCGGAGCTTCCGCGCGTCTTTACATTGTAGCTATTATTTTGCAAAAAGTGGTTTTCGACAGTTGGAATGTTCCATTTTACCTTACAGTTTTCATTACTGTTCTCCTAATTTGGTTTTACACACGCAAAAGCGGCATTAAAACCGTTATTTGGACAGATACAATACAAACTCTCGTGCTAATTTCCGCGTTAGGTTTAATTTTATATGAAGTTGCCCGAAATCTTCAAATCAATTTTTCTGATTTAATAAGTAATTTGCATCAAAGCCCCAATACCGATATTTTTGTGTTTAATGATTGGCACAGCAAGCAGAATTTTTGGAAACAGTTTCTCAGTGGCGTTTTCATTCCTATTGTAATGACAGGTCTTGACCAGGATATGATGCAAAAAAACCTGACGTGTAAAACCCTGAAAGACGCACAAAAGAATATGACTTGGTACGGACTGGCTTTTATCCCGATTAATTTTCTTTTTCTTACACTCGGAGCCATGTTATTGATGTTGGCAACACAAAACGGTATTCAACTCCCGACAGAATCGGATAATATTCTTACGGTTTTTGCTTCGCAATATTTGGGAAATACGGTATTGGTTTTATTTATTGTGGGAATGATTGCGGCTGCTTTTTCCAGCGCCGATTCCGCTTTAACATCCATAACTACATCGTTTTCTGTAGATATTTTGGGTGTAAAAAGCTTATCTGAAAATGAAGGCGTAAAACTCCGCAAAAGAATTCACATTTTAACCGCGCTCCTTTTTGTTATTTTTGTTATTCTATTTAAAGAAATAAATAACGAAAGTATTATTGATACTATTTACACCATTGTAGGTTACACTTACGGACCGCTTCTTGGAATGTACGCTTACGGACTTTTTACCAAAAGAAACGTAAATGATAAAATTGTTCCTTATATTTGCATTATCGCTCCCGTTCTTTGTTATCTTTTAAATATCTACAGCAAAGCACATTGGAATTATTCATTTGGATACGAACTGCTTATGATTAACGGAGCATTAACGTTTGCAGGATTGTGGATAAGTAAGAAATCTGAACCGTGA
- the sufS gene encoding selenocysteine lyase, PLP-dependent (Evidence 2a : Function from experimental evidences in other organisms; PubMedId : 10322040, 10329673, 10684605, 10739946, 10829016, 12089140, 14644425; Product type e : enzyme) — MTSEQIQHIRAEFPILQEKIYNKPLIYFDNAATTQKPTQVLDKIMYGYTHLNANIHRGVHYLSQKATEAHEASRKTVADFINAGSSDEIIFTRGTTEAINLIAFSFGEAFCVEGDEIIISALEHHSNIVPWQMLCERKSMKLRVIPINEKGELKLDVFETLLNNKTKLVSVAHISNVLGTINPIEKIIEIAHAKNIPVLIDGAQATPHIAVDVQKLDADFYAFSGHKIYAPTGIGVLYGKREWLEKIPPYQGGGEMIQTVTFEKTTYNALPFKFEAGTPDYIGSTALAEAIKYVQNIGLEEIAAYENELTRYATKRLMEIEGMKIFGTSEKKSAVISFLVGNIHPYDIGMLLDKLGIAVRTGHHCAQPLMDEYKIPGTIRASFAFYNTKEEIDTFMDALKRVISMLS, encoded by the coding sequence ATGACATCCGAACAAATTCAACATATACGCGCTGAATTTCCTATTTTGCAGGAAAAAATTTATAACAAACCGCTGATTTATTTTGATAATGCCGCCACTACACAAAAACCCACACAAGTGCTGGACAAAATAATGTATGGCTATACCCATTTGAATGCCAATATTCATCGCGGTGTGCATTATCTTAGTCAAAAAGCAACCGAAGCGCACGAAGCATCACGCAAAACCGTTGCCGACTTTATCAATGCCGGTTCTTCCGATGAAATTATTTTTACACGCGGAACTACCGAAGCTATCAATTTGATTGCGTTTTCATTTGGTGAGGCTTTTTGTGTCGAAGGCGACGAAATCATTATTTCAGCATTGGAACATCATTCCAATATTGTTCCGTGGCAAATGCTTTGCGAGCGTAAAAGTATGAAACTGCGCGTAATTCCCATCAATGAAAAAGGAGAACTGAAATTGGATGTTTTTGAAACATTGTTGAACAACAAAACAAAACTCGTATCCGTTGCGCACATATCAAATGTATTGGGAACGATTAACCCGATTGAAAAAATCATAGAAATAGCGCACGCTAAAAATATACCCGTTTTAATTGACGGAGCACAAGCAACTCCGCACATTGCAGTGGACGTACAAAAATTAGATGCCGATTTTTACGCATTTTCAGGGCATAAAATTTATGCCCCCACCGGAATTGGCGTGCTTTACGGAAAACGTGAATGGTTGGAAAAAATTCCGCCATATCAAGGTGGAGGCGAAATGATACAAACCGTAACGTTTGAAAAAACCACATATAACGCGCTCCCATTTAAGTTTGAAGCCGGAACACCTGATTATATCGGTTCTACTGCCTTGGCTGAGGCAATTAAATACGTGCAAAACATTGGATTAGAAGAAATTGCAGCATACGAAAACGAACTGACGCGTTACGCGACAAAACGTTTGATGGAAATTGAGGGAATGAAAATTTTTGGAACTTCGGAGAAAAAAAGCGCGGTTATTTCATTTTTAGTGGGCAATATTCATCCTTACGATATTGGAATGTTGCTTGATAAACTCGGAATTGCCGTTCGTACCGGTCATCACTGCGCACAACCTTTGATGGATGAATATAAAATTCCGGGAACAATACGGGCTTCGTTTGCATTTTACAATACAAAAGAAGAAATTGATACCTTTATGGACGCGTTGAAACGGGTAATTTCTATGTTATCATAG
- a CDS encoding Cation efflux protein: protein MLVADQKLYQQAFLLSLFTIFYNVVEGLVSMYFGYQDETLTLFGFGVDSFIEVLSGIGIAVMVIRIKQNPQSEKSHFEKTALKITGISFYLLSLGLFLGIIFNLINKQKPETTFIGVIISIISILVMLWLVYAKNKVGKKLHSEPIIADANCTKVCIYMSIVLLVSSLIYELTKFAYADIIGSAGLIYFSFTEGKEAFEKAKGKECSCHQQCENK from the coding sequence ATGTTAGTTGCAGATCAAAAATTATATCAACAAGCTTTTTTATTAAGTTTATTCACTATTTTCTACAACGTTGTAGAAGGTTTGGTATCTATGTATTTCGGTTATCAGGATGAAACGCTCACCCTTTTTGGCTTTGGCGTGGATAGTTTCATTGAAGTTCTTTCCGGAATAGGAATTGCTGTGATGGTAATTCGCATTAAACAAAATCCTCAGAGTGAGAAAAGCCATTTTGAGAAAACCGCACTTAAAATCACGGGTATTTCTTTCTATTTACTCTCGCTCGGTTTATTTCTCGGAATTATTTTTAATTTGATAAACAAACAAAAACCGGAAACTACTTTCATAGGAGTGATAATTTCTATTATTTCTATTTTAGTTATGCTTTGGCTCGTTTATGCAAAAAACAAAGTCGGTAAAAAGCTACATTCCGAACCAATTATCGCAGACGCAAACTGCACAAAGGTGTGTATTTATATGTCGATTGTTCTACTTGTTTCTTCTTTGATTTATGAATTAACAAAATTTGCTTACGCAGATATAATAGGTTCGGCGGGTTTGATATATTTCTCATTTACCGAAGGCAAAGAAGCATTTGAAAAAGCAAAAGGCAAAGAATGTTCATGCCACCAGCAGTGCGAAAACAAATAA